CCATGGCCCCGAACAGGAGCCAACCGCGACGGTCCAACTACGCCGGGGCGCTGAGCCAGGCGATGCCCACGAGCCCCACACCGGTGTGCAGGGTCATGGCCGGGCTGAAGCGGGCGGGTGCCGCAACCGCGGTGCCGAGGGCGTTCCGGAGCTGGCGGGCCGGGCCGATGGCGCCGGCGTGGAACACCGTCGCGGCGGAGCCCTCCCGACCGCCCCGCCGCTCCCACTCCTCGACCAGGGCCCCCGCCAGGTCCCCCTGCTCGTCGTGGCCGATGGCCTCCACCGCTCCGTCCCTGAAGGCGAACATCGGGCTGGCCCCGCCCCGACGCGCCGCCTCCAGGCTCGGGGAGGGCACCAGTCCTCCCTCCTCGAGGGCGTCGAGGGTCTCGAGGGCGGCGATCAGGCGCGCCCGGCGCACCGCGTCGTGCGTGGCCTCGAGCACCGCCGCCGGCTCGGCGCCGGCCGCGGCGGCGCGAGCCGCCACCTCGACGACCAGACCCTGGGCCGACGCCGCGGTGCGGGTGTCGACCACGTCCACCTGCCGGTCGGTGAGCCCGGCCGCCAGGCGGGCCGTCCGGCACATGATCGTGAAATCGGTGGCCGGCGTCAGGACCAGCACGTGGTCGCCAGGGGGGCCGGCCTCGATGGCGGCGACGTAGTCGAGGACCGAGGGCGGGACCGATTTGACCGGCTGGTGCTGGGCCAGGGCCCGGTGGACCCGCTCGGGGTCGACCGTGTCGTCGCGGGCGTCGGGACCCCGACCGAACACGATGCCGATAGGGACCACGCGTACCGG
The sequence above is drawn from the Acidimicrobiales bacterium genome and encodes:
- a CDS encoding DegV family protein, producing MVATGTPDCSISSRMVKLTVSGPGSSGPAAEAGPGLMATFVVTDSSACLPSRVARRLPVRVVPIGIVFGRGPDARDDTVDPERVHRALAQHQPVKSVPPSVLDYVAAIEAGPPGDHVLVLTPATDFTIMCRTARLAAGLTDRQVDVVDTRTAASAQGLVVEVAARAAAAGAEPAAVLEATHDAVRRARLIAALETLDALEEGGLVPSPSLEAARRGGASPMFAFRDGAVEAIGHDEQGDLAGALVEEWERRGGREGSAATVFHAGAIGPARQLRNALGTAVAAPARFSPAMTLHTGVGLVGIAWLSAPA